GGCCAAAGGGAGCCAGATCATATTCCTGTTCCTTTTCCTCCCTGGTGTGGGGGGCGTGGTCAGTAGCGATAATATCTATAATCCCCTCGGCCAAAGCTTGTTTTAAAGCAGTCAGATCCTCTTCCCCCCTGAGGGGCGGATTGACTTTGGTACTGGTATCATAACCAGCTACCGCCGCTGCTGTTAAAGTCAGATGATGGGGAGTTACTTCCGCTGTTACCGGTATACCCCGGGCTTTGGCCCAGCGCAACAGCTCCACACTGCCAGCAGTGGAGAGATGGCAGAGATGGACAGGACACCCGGTCTCCCGGGCCAGCATTATCTCTCTGGCCACCATGATTTCCTCCGCCGCTGCCGGAATCCCCTTGAGCCCCAGGCGGGTAGACCAGTAACCTTCATGCATCACCCCACCCCGGGCCAGGGTCGGTTCCTCACAGTGGGAAAGAACGGGCCTGCCTACCATTTTAGCATACTCCAAAGCCCGCCGCATCACCGCCGCAGAAGGCACCGGCCGTCCATCATCGGAAAAGGCTACTGCTCCAGCAGCCGCCAGGTCGGCCATTTCTGTGATCTCCTCTCCGGCCTGCTCTTTGGTGATACAGGCAACGGGATAAACCCGTACCACCCCTTCCCGTTCCGCTTTGGCCCGCAGCCCTTCCACCAGAATGGCCCGGTCCACCGGGGGGCTGGTATTGGGCATGGTGGCTACAGCGGTAAAGCCACCGCGCGCCGCTGCCCGGGTTCCGCTGGCTATGGTCTCTTTGGCCTCCTGTCCCGGTTCCCGGAGATGGACATGGACATCAATCAAGCCGGGAAAGGCCAGCAATCCCCCGGCAGCCAGTACCGGCACCCCTTCCAGGTGAAGTTCCGGGCCAATGGCAGCTATTTTCCCCTCCTTAATCAGGATATCCCCTTTGCCGCTATAACTACCCGCCGGGTTAACTATTTCCGCTCCTTTAATGAGCAGCATCTGAATGCACCCCCTTGAGCAAATACAGAACCGCCATGCGGACAGCCACCCCATTGGTTACCTGTTCCTCAATGGCCGCCCAGGGCCCTTCCGCCACCTCCGGGCTGATTTCCACGCCCCGGTTCATCGGACCAGGATGCAAAACCAGCACATCCGGCCGGGCCAGGGCCAGTCGCTCCCGGTTGATACCATAGAGACAGGCATATTCCCTGAGGCTGGGGAACAAGCCGGCCTGTTGCCTTTCCCGCTGGATGCGCAGGACATTGATGACATCCGTCCCGGGCAGAGCATCTTCCAGGCTATGATAGACTTCTACCCCCAGTTTTTCGATCTCCCGGGGCAACAGAGTGGCCGGCCCTACCACCCGCACTCTGGCTCCCATTTTGGTCAAGCCCCAGATATTGCTGCGGGCCACCCGGCTGTGCAGGATATCCCCCACAATGGTCACTGTCAGTCCGGCGATAGTTCCTTTCCGCTGCTTGATTGTGAACATGTCCAGCAGGGCCTGGGTGGGATGTTCATGGGTACCATCTCCCCCATTAATAACCGAACACTTCACCCAGCTAGCCAGCTGAGCCGCCGAGCCAGCGGCACTGTGCCGCAAAACCACAATATCCGTACCCAGAGCCTCGATGGTCCGCACCGTGTCCTTGAGGGATTCCCCCTTGGTCACACTGCTGGTACTGGTAGCAATATTGACAGTATCCGCACTCAAATACTTGGCCGCCAGTTCAAAGGAAGTACGGGTGCGGGTACTGGGTTCATAAAACAGAGTCAGTACCACCGTCCCCCGCAGGGTTGGCACCTTTTTGATCGGGCGTAGAACAATATCCTTCATGGCGTCAGCGGTATCAAGAATCAGGTCGATTTCTTCCCTGCTCAGGTCCTCCAGACCCAGCAGGTCCTTGCGTTGCCAGGCCATAGTCCATCCTCCTTTCCGGTTATACAAAAAACGCCCTCCCCCAGCAGGCCGGAGAAGGGCAGCAGCAAGCGCGCCTGTTTTGCCCTCCTTGCCAGCCTCACGGGACTGCCTTAAAGGAGTATTTCCTAATGCAGGCGTTTTGTTTCCTCTACAGTATCAGGTTCTAAGGTCAGAACCGCATCATCTTCTACTTTATCCTGGGGCAGAATCAGGTTGAGGATAATCCCCGCCAGGGTAGCATAGCTGACCCCATGGTCCTTCAGCCCTACCCCGAGGATGAGGATGATGGAGACAATAATCAGGTTACGGGTACTGGACAGGTCGGTTTTAGCTTCAATCATGGTGCGGATACCGGCAGCAGCGATCATCCCGAAAAGCAGAATGACAATTCCACCCATCACCGGCACCGGAATGGTGCTGATCAACACCCGTACCGGGTTGAAAAAGCTCAACAGGATGGCAATACCGGCTGCACACCAGATAACAAAGGAACTGAACACCCGGGTAATGGCCAGTACCCCGATATTTTCCCCGTAAGTAGTGCTGGGCGGGCCACCGAACAGTGAGGCAATGGAGGTAGCCAGACCGTTCCCCAGCAAGACCCGGTCAAAACCAGGGTCCTTGATCAGATCCCGTTCTGTCACATTGCCAATTACCAGCACATGGCCCAGGTCCTCGATAATGGTAACCAGGGCTATAGGTGCAATGGCCCAGATTGCCGCCATCTTGAAACCGGGCAGAACAAACTGGGGCAGATGAAAATAACCCAGCAATGTATCAGGATTGAGCGACTGGACAAAGGGAGCAAAGTCCACCAGTTTCATGTTCTCACCAATAGTGGTGGGTTCCACCATGTTCCAAACGATAGCGAAGATATAGCCAGAGATAATGCCGAGCAGAATAGGGATTACTTTCATAAAACCGCGGCCGAAGATGCTGAAAATGATAGCCATGACACAGGTAAAGATGGCTGTCGGCCAGTGCAAGGAGGCCATGTTGTTGACAGCTACACCTGCCAGGCTTAAACCGATAATCATTACTACCGGACCCACCACCACACTGGGTACCAGCCGGTGAATGAATTCCGTACCGAAGGCACGGATCAAAAAGAACATCAGAACATAAACCAGACCGGCCACAAAAGCCCCACCCATAGCGCCAGGTAAGTCTTTCGCCCCTGTTACCCAGGCTGCCAGAGGAGCAATAAAGGCAAAGGAGCTGCCAAGATAGGCAGGAACTTTGCCGCCGGTAAAGAGGTGAAAGATGATAGTCCCTACCCCGGAAGTAAAGAGGGCTACTGCTGGATCCAGACCGGTCAGGAAAGGCACCAGCACCGTCGCCCCGAACATGGCGAAAACATGCTGCAGGGCCAGGACCAGGGCCTGTCCTATTGGCGGTCTTTCGTGGACATCAAAGCGTTTCTTCATGTATGAGTCCTCCTCTTCTGCTATGTAAAATAAAAGCCTTCCGGCCTGAAAGGGCAGGAAGGCAGACTAACCCGACATTAACGGTTAGTATATCCACCCTTGCCGGCCTCACAGGACCAGTTTTAAAGGGCTACTCCACTATTTCCTGTAAAACTACTTTATCTTCCCCGTCAATTTCCTGCAGATATACGGAAATGACCTCTTTGCGGGAGGTGGGAACATTCTTGCCGACGAAATCAGCCCGGATAGGAAGCTCCCGATGTCCCCGGTCCACCAGCACGGCCAGCTGAATAAAGCGGGGCCGGCCCAGATCAATGATGGCATCCAGCGCAGCCCGGGCCGTTCGACCGGTAAACAGGACATCATCCACCAGGATAATTTTTTTTCCTTCTACCTGAAAGGGTACCTGGGTTTTATGTACCACCGGCTGCTGGGCCAGGGTGGTCAGGTCGTCCCGGTAAAGGGTGATATCCAGCAATCCAACCGGCAAAGCTACTCCCTCGAATTCAGCAATTTTGGCTGCTAACCGTTCGGCCAGCGGCACACCCCGCCTGCGAATGCCAATCAGGGCCAGGTTTTCCACCCCTTTGTTTCTTTCCACTATTTCATGGGCAATGCGGGTAAGAGCGCGGCGGATGCTTTCCGGATCCATGAGCTGGGTCTTTTCCCTGAGTTCCACGAGGATTCCCTCCTCTCCAGCAAAAATGCCTGCTTGCCCAGTTCAGCAAGCAGGCACAGTTTACCCAGTACCAGTAAAGCTTATGTACTGTTAAACAGCTCCTTGCTAGCCTCCCGGGCTAACTTAAAGGATTTACTGTTAATAGTTTACCAGAACATTGTTTGTTTGGCAAGAACAACTTTGGGGTAAATGTACATTTTCCCCGGTCAATCTGTCCACCTTATACTTTGATGAAGGAGGTCGAGAACATGAATCAGCGTCGTCGTCGCGTTCATCAGCCTTTTATCGCCATTACCCGCCATCCTTACGAAGGAGATGCTCTGATCCAGGCTCTGGAACTGTTGCCCCACACCCAGCTCTTCCGCCCTGGGGATACAGTGGTAGTAGTACCTAATCTGGTTAAAAACCAGCCTCCAGCCAGTGGCACCATCACCGGGCCCGGCACTCTACAGCGCTTGCTCCTGTATCTGCAGGATTTTCAACCTGCCCGCCTGGTAGTGGCGGCCGGTTCGGGCGGTGACCCTACTCCTCTGGTTTTGCAACAACAGGGATTTCTCAATGTCATTCAGGAAACTGGTGGGGAATTTGTTGATTTAAACTATGGGCCCTATCTAGAATTAAAATTGAACCATCCCCTTTTACCCGTTCTGCAGGTTAACCGCCTGCTGGCAGAGGCAGATGTCATCATCAGCCTGGCCCAAATCAAGGTTCACCAGGAGGCCACCGTCACCCTCGGCTTCAAGAACATCGCCCTCAGCTGGCCTCCGGCCGAATTGCACGGCCCAGGTTGAAGCTGAGCGCCTTTTCAGCCAGGCCGCCTATGGTTATGAAATCGCCCTTGATGCGGCAGGCATCAAACCGCCCCATGTGAGGTGAGATCATTATGGACATAGCGCTCTCCTACCGGCAACTGCACGCCAGCGGCCAGCTGGCAGAGCGGGCCGAAAAGGCCTGGGCTGCCCTGGCCAGCTGCCATCTCTGTCCCCGCCACTGCGGGGTCAATCGACTGGAAGGCCAGAAAGGCTACTGCCGTTCCGACGCCCGGGCCCTGGTCGCCTCCTATTCCCCCCATTTTGGCGAGGAAGAGGTACTGGTCGGCCAGGGCGGCTCCGGCACCATTTTTTTC
Above is a window of Carboxydocella sporoproducens DSM 16521 DNA encoding:
- a CDS encoding dihydroorotase gives rise to the protein MLLIKGAEIVNPAGSYSGKGDILIKEGKIAAIGPELHLEGVPVLAAGGLLAFPGLIDVHVHLREPGQEAKETIASGTRAAARGGFTAVATMPNTSPPVDRAILVEGLRAKAEREGVVRVYPVACITKEQAGEEITEMADLAAAGAVAFSDDGRPVPSAAVMRRALEYAKMVGRPVLSHCEEPTLARGGVMHEGYWSTRLGLKGIPAAAEEIMVAREIMLARETGCPVHLCHLSTAGSVELLRWAKARGIPVTAEVTPHHLTLTAAAVAGYDTSTKVNPPLRGEEDLTALKQALAEGIIDIIATDHAPHTREEKEQEYDLAPFGLVGLETALALCWQELVGKGILTPAQLVEKMAVNPARLLGIEGGRLVEGAAADLVLFDPRRVETVTAESLVSKGKNTPFLGWTLTGWPVTTIVGGKLVMQERKLLV
- a CDS encoding aspartate carbamoyltransferase catalytic subunit, which gives rise to MAWQRKDLLGLEDLSREEIDLILDTADAMKDIVLRPIKKVPTLRGTVVLTLFYEPSTRTRTSFELAAKYLSADTVNIATSTSSVTKGESLKDTVRTIEALGTDIVVLRHSAAGSAAQLASWVKCSVINGGDGTHEHPTQALLDMFTIKQRKGTIAGLTVTIVGDILHSRVARSNIWGLTKMGARVRVVGPATLLPREIEKLGVEVYHSLEDALPGTDVINVLRIQRERQQAGLFPSLREYACLYGINRERLALARPDVLVLHPGPMNRGVEISPEVAEGPWAAIEEQVTNGVAVRMAVLYLLKGVHSDAAH
- a CDS encoding uracil-xanthine permease family protein, which encodes MKKRFDVHERPPIGQALVLALQHVFAMFGATVLVPFLTGLDPAVALFTSGVGTIIFHLFTGGKVPAYLGSSFAFIAPLAAWVTGAKDLPGAMGGAFVAGLVYVLMFFLIRAFGTEFIHRLVPSVVVGPVVMIIGLSLAGVAVNNMASLHWPTAIFTCVMAIIFSIFGRGFMKVIPILLGIISGYIFAIVWNMVEPTTIGENMKLVDFAPFVQSLNPDTLLGYFHLPQFVLPGFKMAAIWAIAPIALVTIIEDLGHVLVIGNVTERDLIKDPGFDRVLLGNGLATSIASLFGGPPSTTYGENIGVLAITRVFSSFVIWCAAGIAILLSFFNPVRVLISTIPVPVMGGIVILLFGMIAAAGIRTMIEAKTDLSSTRNLIIVSIILILGVGLKDHGVSYATLAGIILNLILPQDKVEDDAVLTLEPDTVEETKRLH
- the pyrR gene encoding bifunctional pyr operon transcriptional regulator/uracil phosphoribosyltransferase PyrR, whose amino-acid sequence is MELREKTQLMDPESIRRALTRIAHEIVERNKGVENLALIGIRRRGVPLAERLAAKIAEFEGVALPVGLLDITLYRDDLTTLAQQPVVHKTQVPFQVEGKKIILVDDVLFTGRTARAALDAIIDLGRPRFIQLAVLVDRGHRELPIRADFVGKNVPTSRKEVISVYLQEIDGEDKVVLQEIVE
- a CDS encoding DUF362 domain-containing protein; this translates as MNQRRRRVHQPFIAITRHPYEGDALIQALELLPHTQLFRPGDTVVVVPNLVKNQPPASGTITGPGTLQRLLLYLQDFQPARLVVAAGSGGDPTPLVLQQQGFLNVIQETGGEFVDLNYGPYLELKLNHPLLPVLQVNRLLAEADVIISLAQIKVHQEATVTLGFKNIALSWPPAELHGPG